The Oncorhynchus kisutch isolate 150728-3 linkage group LG10, Okis_V2, whole genome shotgun sequence region tggttggccctgtccaggggtatagTCGTACGGAGCCAcggtgtctcccgacccctcctgtctcagcctccagtaattatgttgcaatagtttgtgttgggggctagggtcagtctgttatatctggaatatttatcctgtcttatccggtgtcctgtgtgaatttaagtgtgctccctctaattctctctcgttctcttcttttggaggacctgagccctagaaccatgcctcaggactacctggcctgataaccccttgctgtccccagtccacctggccttgctgctccaatttcaactgttctgccttcggctatgaaaccctgacctgttcaccagatgtgctaacctgctgttttcgactctctctctctctctacctaccgcacctgctgtctctaactctgaatgatcggctttgaaagccaactgacatttactcctgaggtgctgacctgcagcaccctctacaaccactgtgattattattatttgaccctgctggtcatctgtgaacgtttgaacatcttgcccatgtactgttataatattCACCCGGCAcaggcagaagaggactggccacccctcatagcctggttcctctctagatttcttcctaggttttggcctttcttggGAGGTGTTCCTAGCCATTGTGCttttacatctgcattgcttgctgtttcaggttttaggttgggtttctgtatagcactttgtgacatcagctggtgtaaaaacagcttttataaataaatgtgattggtATTTTTTATCCATTcccctacatttaaaaaaaaaatggctgaATCTGTGACCAAAcgatatctgtattcccagtcttgtgaaatccatagattgtgcctcaacctccaaatcgatcccgctccagagtacaggcctcggtgtaacgctcattccttcgacgattgGTGAAGACTTAatcgcaactcgtcagtgaagagcactttttgccagtcctgtctggtccagcgacagtggctttatgcccataggcaatgttgttgccggtgatgtctggtgaggacctgcaacaggcctacaagccctcagtccagcctctcccagcctattgcagacagtctgagcactgatggagggattgtgcattcttGGTGGgacttgggcagttgttgccatactgtacctgtcccgcaggtgtgatgttcaggtgtaccgatcctgtgtaggtgttacacgtggtctgccactgcgaggacgatcagctgtccatcctgtctccttgTTGCgcggtcttaggcgtctcacagtacgcacatggcaatttattgccctggccacatctgcagtcctcatgcctccttgcagcatgcctaaggcacgttcacgaacatgagcagggaccctaggcatctttcttttggtgtttttcagagtcagtagaaatgcctctAGTGTCTTAAGttctcataactgtgaccttaattgcctaccgcctgtaagctgttagtgtgttaacgaccgttccacaggtgcatgttcattcattgtttatggttcattgaacaagcatgggaaacagtgtttaaacccttcacaATTTAATATCtgtgaagattttttttttttttttttaatagtttaacatttttatttatttttgaaagacagggtcctaaaaaagggCATTTCTTGTTTTGCTGAGTtaatgaactataactcagtcaAAACTTTAAACTTGtgttttatatttgtgttcaatGTATATTATACTGATATTATATAAGTTTTATTACTATGGAGGTGACTTGTTCTTCTAGACTAAATGTTTTCTTTTTTCAACTGTTCCATTTATGATTTATAGCAGGGATGAAGATGCAACGGGCACATGATGTTTGGTATAAGAATGTCATTTTTTTTATCACAAATGTACTTGCTAATTTCTATTAAGATTAATTACAATAATCTAAATGGGATTTTGAGTACCATAGGTGGACGCCCTAATGCGGTACACACACGATGCATATGGATGTCCGGTAAATTAAAACCTCTGCAGCCGAATTTTCTTAATGGTGACTGAGATTTTCATTAGTTAAATGAAGTTTGGGCCACATGTAATCTAGTGACATCACATGACTGGATCAATATGTCTATATTGAGGCCAAGGGTCAgagatggttaaataaaaaagtgttATCATGAGTTTCTATTGTCTCTCTGCACATCGAGCTGGTTTGTCTTCCAGTTTTCAGCCCTTCTGCCTCTTGTAGAATGTTCTAGAAGGAATTATGACGGCATACTCCCAGATATTGAAATGTTATCTAACTGAAATGTAATGCCTCATGTCAGTCCAGGCTGTGCAACAAGCTCTTCACCATAACTGTAGAATAATGAGGGTAGGACTGGGCTTTGTGTGTGGAGGTTTGTGGCCTGGTTCAATTTGGTTGGAGTGGGTACAGTCGTCATGTTGCCAGTAATTGGTCAGTTGAGAAGTGAAAATTCTATAGAAATGTTAATCACAAAAAAAGTGGTTTGGGGTGTGGAGATTTGACTTCTGTCTTTTCCTCAATGCCTTCAATAATGTTCACCTTTAATGCCTTGTGTAAATTAGTTTGTTCtttctgtattctattctaagGCGTTGACAGCGCCATTTTACCAGGTCAAATTCCTGGtgcatgtaaaaaaacaacatttgattcCCTGTCCTTCAATGTAGGGGGTAAAAGCAGTGGGATATTTGGTTCTCCAGATGCCCCAGCCGAGCAACGGAGACCCGTACCCTCAGGCGGCAACACCAGCAACATCATCTGGGGGCTAGAGAGCGCCCCTCCCTCTGACAAAGCCCATTCCAACAAGCCAAAGGTAATCCAGACCATCCTTGTCCCCCAGTCTCTCCTATTCCAAATCACTAATGGTTATGGATTTCTAATTTGCATGATGTATAGGCTATATTGACATGTTCTCCCTATTATTCCTAGGACAACATTTCTGTGGGTCAAAGTCCCATGCCCATACCTGAGCCCCCAGGTGAGTTTGACACGGATAATGGATTCTGGATACCACTTTACAGCCCGCTGTCTGCCAGGCAGTTACTAGAAATGTCCTGTTGACcaagatgataataataataataataataatgacttaATAATTGCATAATTATTCATTACTAATCGGTTTCGACACCAAGTCTTATGTACCATTTGGTACCAGGTAAAGCTAACTCGTTTtctctcttatccctctctccctttccatctcagctcctctcctgaAGGAGAGCCCGGCCAAGGAGGTGAAGGAAGAGAACGTTGcctcccctccccccactccCACCAAAGCAGCGGTGGAGACTGCGCCTGCTCCCTCAGCCAAGAAGCCAGAGGCCTGCCTTAGTGAGCTCTCACTGAAGGACCACGAGCCCCACCTCGGCCCCCGCCCCCGCTCCCACAACAAGGTCCTTAACCCCCCAGGAGGGAAGTCTAGTGTGGTGTTCTACTGAGCCAGCTCCTCCATCCCATCTCTATTCATGtatgcatcacaaatggcaccttattccctatataagtAAGTAACCCTTGTCCGAGCCAGAACGGCACGTAGGGCAGAAGCCCATCTCTTGTTTCTGTAGAGTGAGGctgcttgatgtacaagtacaccccctggacaggacaagtttatggtccctggtcaaaattagtTGACAGTATAGGAaacagggagccatttgggatacaaaccATGCACACAActtttctctgttctgttcattttcccttttcactctgtccttcCATGTTTTGCACTTTCTTAATCTAACCCATTCTTGACCTAACCTCCCCCTGTTCATTTTAGATTATGTTGCTATCAAGCAGGAAGAAAATAATCTCAATCATTTTTACAGGCTAAATTCCTGTCCAATCATTCAAAATTTCCAATTCATTGCAAGGGTACTATTTCTTGCTGGAAATGTTATTTTTTGTATTACATGGTTTTAAATGTTATTGTGTTGATTACAAAGGTTAATTTAGTCAGAATCACTGGCATCTATTTGTAATTCCGAGTGACTCAGCAGTGTATCTTTGTCGGCATTGAGATCTGTTTGTTGCCCATGCAAACGGTTGTCATAGTAAGCCCTTAATTGATCAAAATCCCTCTTTACTCTGTTTGTTAACAGTAACAGGTATCCCTATCATGCTCATTCTGTTTTCCATTTCATCACACTCCTTTTCTCTCCACTAATAATCAAACCTATCTTGAGTTTCAGCAGCCAGAAACAAACTCCTGTtcagggggaaaaaaagaaacaaaTCGACTAACTAATCATGTACCCATGATGTACTGCCCACCCCCAAAGTTCTGTGGAAGAAATTCCACTATGATTTATCTCCCATGCAAATGGCTGAATGTGTTGTGGTTGTTCCCTGCTCTGTTACCATTGCTTGCTGTTATCAGAGGTTTGTATCCACTCGGGGAGGCCTCTGTTTTAAATTAAAACGTCTGCTGTACACAATTGAACTCTGGAATAGTAAATGACTGGTCAAAATACGGATGGGGACTTGGGAGACCCTAAGGAACCCCTAGCCACCCATACACCGCACCACGTTCCAGGCTGCCTGTCGTGCACCATTTCTTACAACGCCTGGAGAAGCGTTTTTAGCATGTCAGTAACCAGTATGGCTAGTTTCTCGTCAACGTATAAACCTTTTATGACTTGTGTAAATCTGAGTTCAGCATATATTAAAGGTGCGTGATGACTTAGTGCAAATAAACATGTATTTTGCCATTAAATTCCCCAAACTGGCCGGTTTGTAGGCAGTCTGGAACGCGCCCCGGTTCAAGGTCTCCTGGTGCCATCTTAAcccctgagtgttggagtgcctGGCAGGCAAAGTTCACAGCAGAGGAAAAGCAAAAATAACCTGTGTTGCAATAAAACTTATTTTCAGACTATCATCTTTTGTCTATTTTGCTGTTTTCAGGGCTTAGGTATTGGTGGTGTCAATATATTGATTAAATAATGGAATCTTTGCCGTTTCAGCCTAAGGGTTGTATTTATTCGTGCACACTGTAGCAAAGGTTTTGCAGCGAAAAACTAGTTATTTTTAGTTCAGGTAGTCAGTTCCTTCATTTTGGCCCATTTTTTTCCATTTTAGTGTTTAGTGAATACAAACCAGATGAATACATTGGGAGGGTTCATCCTCTGTTAGCTTTTTGAAATGGCATATCTGGCACACCCCTTATATTGTAGGTGTTGTCAATATTCTGACTGGAATTTCCATCATGACATTTCTTGCAGTCAATGATTCTTTAGTTTGTTCAATCAACCTTGAACAACTATAAAATGAAAGTACTTTGATTTACATGTGATCGTTTTTATTGCCGTATATTTCTGCTGTATGCTGATTTACCCTTGTGTAATGTCAAGGCATGCTTGAATATTCTAAACACAAACTAGGCCTTTATCACTATAATATAATCACATGTATTTTTGCCCCACACTTAGTGATGCCTTTGTGGCTCTGCTCATGGCCTTTGACTTCTGTTGGAGTAAGACAGTTCCTCTCACATGATACATGTCTCATGGAGTTACGCTGGCCACCCTCAAGTGAATAGAGGCAGTCTAACACGTCTGCTTGGCCTTGGGAATTTGGGCTGCTTTTGAGATCAATTGAGAGAGTTTACAACTTATTTCCATCCACTGTCAGTACAATTGTACATGTTTGGCATTATGACATGACAAGGAGTTgcatgatggcacaaacataCTGGTATCCAGACTCGCCACAAGGAGGATATAGTTCCAACTTGGACCACAAGAGGGTGCTGCTTTACAATACAAGGACTTTGACGAATAAGGCTGAACCggtggaggaagggaaggaccATCCCCAgtgaatttaatttaaaaaaatagtgTCGATGTGACTAATGTGATGACGTATTTAGCGCATCAACTATGTTTAATGGTTATCAAATTTATCATGTAACAACTCATTgggaatttggggcaccatggAATAAGTTGTTTTAATGAGTTACCATCTGAATTAAACTCAAGATTACATGTATTACATGTATCAATAAGTCACATCAACCGttctcatatcagtctcattctgaaggTTGCAGACTTCTTGCAGGAATGCAAACTAGTACCTTTCCTCGAAATTTGCCGTTTTGATTCCAAAATAGGTGGCCTACATGATTCcgttattttttttgggggggggggctttggtgTGCAAACGAGTGATGCACGTATTGGACCAATACtggctgtatccaaggctcagccaatcgtTCACATAATGCAGCACGGCGCTGACGTTttttccaagatggcatagcagttcagatgtcttttgtcctcgtctcgTCCTCGTTTTGTCCATGCctctccatatatatatatatataaacaacttttttcacatacattttttaaattttccatcaactcatcttcaaaacactcctgcaacccgcctcaccaatttatatttataaaaaagtattatttacctcaaatctgtaatcctccaagaagctagccagaaactccaagaagctagccagaaactagccagaagctagttcagaagctagttagcttctttactggcaaatcgttagtattcagctaaccacggtttgtggtcatcagctatcctttagctcgaaaatctatcgccagttttgtacggcgcagcgcggctcggaacggaaccaatttttctctccgtccctggatttcaaccgctctctggacattcatacctggatctcacagctagctagctgctatccgtgtgactcggctttcgtcgattccggagcaaacatcaattattccggagcttagccggctccgtcaatcactcctgagttccatcaatcactcctgggctgcagtcacctatccggacacGTTTTGCTGCCTACGTGgtgccccaccgggccttcacaactggactgccgacgttatctacccgaaggagttatccggctggctcctccgtcgcgacgttacctgaacgcccatctgcggcctgctaaccgttagctgtcttatcggctgctatctgaatagacaatcggacaatttatttatttattgttatgttttcttcttgggcctctataactattgtttttatttttgttgtgtgatttggattaatcccctctaccacacggaaccccactaatctactgacggaacgcaagaggtggctaataacagacctccatcctatgctagcttgctaccgatggcctggctagctgtctaaatcgccgtgacccccaaccaacctctccactcactggacccttttgatcactcgactaagcatgcctctccttaatgtcaatatgccttgtccattgctgttctggttagtgtttattggcttatttcactgtagagcctctagtcctgctcactataccttatccaacctattagttccaccacccacacatgcaatgacatctcctggtttcaatgatgtttctagagacaatatctctctcttcatcactcaatacctaggtttacctccactgtattcacatcctaccatacatttgtctgtacattataccctgatgctattttatcgcccccagaaacctccttttactctccgttctagacgaccaattcttattgcttttagccgcacccttattctactcctcctatgttcctctggcgatgtagaggtgaatccaggccctgcagtgcctagctccactcctattccccaggcgctctcttttgacgacttctgtaaccgtaatagccttggtttcatgcatgttaacattagaatcctcctccctaagtttgttctattcactgctttagcacactgccaacccggatgttctatctgtgtctgaatcctggcttaggaagaccaccaaaaattctgaaattttaattccaaactacaacattttcagacaagatagaactgccaaaggggcggtgttgcaatctactgcaaagatagcctgcagagttctgtcctactatccaggtctgtacccaaacaatttgaacttctacttttaaaaatccacctcctctaaaaacaagtctctcaccgttgccgcctgctatagaccaccctctgcccccagctgtgctctggacaccatatgtgaactgattgccccccatctgtGAACtaattgcccccatctatcttcagagctcgtgctgctaggcgacctaaactggaaca contains the following coding sequences:
- the LOC109898244 gene encoding jupiter microtubule associated homolog 2-like yields the protein MTSTNMFSGLDNGAKPSSRVLRPPGGVSSDLFGGYEGEAAASRRPHKMASNLFAPPEPQGVIRRTNPPGGKSSGIFGSPDAPAEQRRPVPSGGNTSNIIWGLESAPPSDKAHSNKPKDNISVGQSPMPIPEPPAPLLKESPAKEVKEENVASPPPTPTKAAVETAPAPSAKKPEACLSELSLKDHEPHLGPRPRSHNKVLNPPGGKSSVVFY